Proteins from one Coffea arabica cultivar ET-39 chromosome 8c, Coffea Arabica ET-39 HiFi, whole genome shotgun sequence genomic window:
- the LOC113707166 gene encoding uncharacterized protein isoform X1 has product MSSDTAKENASVVDSSVTEWKNDRNLDGPVLSESHSYRSNEDGCQIGADEQVHSCEQRQNCSETKKGKPCNTRYFIIKSLNHQNIELSIEKGIWATQVMNEPILEEAFRNSGKVILIFSVNMSGFFQGYAQMMSSIGWRRDNVWSQGTGGNNPWGRTFKVKWLQLHDLPFQKTLHLKNPLNQYKPVKISRDCQELPQDIGEALCELLDGKDDVDVGLKRVEFSKVDLPLRRPCVEPSGSLRFEDFVPSVHMAPTLYPSLVYHHQAEASRFDQGYQRPSAGSHGNVRSDSDTSAQFIGWGKSTERSPLASSLTEDDLLEMTYEEYLEAHSRHNKKLYQSGAVPASNIQKSSVKAARFDDVKLGSSSKKRPRHRSPRR; this is encoded by the exons ATGTCATCTGATACTGCCAAAGAAAATGCATCTGTAGTTGATTCATCAGTGACTGAATGGAAAAATGACAGGAATCTGGATGGTCCAG TTTTGTCAGAGAGCCATAGCTATAGATCCAATGAGGATGGCTGTCAAATTGGAGCAGACGAGCAAGTTCACTCTTGTGAACAGCGTCAAAATTGTAGTGaaactaaaaagggtaaaccatGCAATACAAGATACTTCATTATCAAGAGTTTGAACCACCAAAATATTGAGTTGTCAATTGAGAAGGGAATTTGGGCTACTCAAGTCATGAATGAGCCTATTCTTGAAGAAGCCTTTCGT AACTCTGGAAAAGTAATTTTAATTTTCAGTGTCAACATGAGTGGGTTCTTCCAAGGGTATGCCCAAATGATGTCTTCCATTGGTTGGAGACGAGACAATGTTTGGAGCCAAGGAACTGGTGGAAATAATCCTTGGGGTCGCACTTTTAAAGTCAAATGGCTGCAGTTACATGATTTGCCTTTTCAAAAGACTCTGCATCTAAAAAATCCATTGAATCAATATAAGCCTGTTAAAATTAGTAGAGATTGCCAG GAGTTACCTCAGGATATTGGTGAAGCCCTTTGTGAGCTTCTTGACGGGAAGGATGATGTGGATGTCGGTTTGAAAAG GGTTGAATTCTCCAAGGTTGATCTTCCTTTGAGGAGGCCTTGTGTGGAGCCTTCTGGTTCATTAAGATTTGAAGACTTTGTGCCTTCAGTGCACATGGCACCCACACTTTATCCCTCATTAGTCTACCACCATCAAGCTGAAGCTAGTAGATTTGACCAAGGATATCAGAGACCAAGTG CTGGAAGCCATGGGAATGTACGCTCTGACAGTGATACATCTGCTCAGTTTATTGGTTGGGGAAAGTCAACTGAAAGGAGCCCCCTTGCTAGTAGTTTGACTGAAGATGATCTCCTGGAAATG ACATATGAAGAGTACCTTGAAGCTCATAGCAGACACaacaagaaactataccagtCG GGTGCTGTGCCAGCCTCCAACATTCAAAAATCATCAGTTAAAGCTGCACGTTTTGATGATGT GAAGTTGGGCAGCAGTTCAAAGAAGAGGCCTCGTCACAGGTCCCCAAGACGATAA
- the LOC113707166 gene encoding uncharacterized protein isoform X2 yields the protein MSSDTAKENASVVDSSVTEWKNDRNLDGPESHSYRSNEDGCQIGADEQVHSCEQRQNCSETKKGKPCNTRYFIIKSLNHQNIELSIEKGIWATQVMNEPILEEAFRNSGKVILIFSVNMSGFFQGYAQMMSSIGWRRDNVWSQGTGGNNPWGRTFKVKWLQLHDLPFQKTLHLKNPLNQYKPVKISRDCQELPQDIGEALCELLDGKDDVDVGLKRVEFSKVDLPLRRPCVEPSGSLRFEDFVPSVHMAPTLYPSLVYHHQAEASRFDQGYQRPSAGSHGNVRSDSDTSAQFIGWGKSTERSPLASSLTEDDLLEMTYEEYLEAHSRHNKKLYQSGAVPASNIQKSSVKAARFDDVKLGSSSKKRPRHRSPRR from the exons ATGTCATCTGATACTGCCAAAGAAAATGCATCTGTAGTTGATTCATCAGTGACTGAATGGAAAAATGACAGGAATCTGGATGGTCCAG AGAGCCATAGCTATAGATCCAATGAGGATGGCTGTCAAATTGGAGCAGACGAGCAAGTTCACTCTTGTGAACAGCGTCAAAATTGTAGTGaaactaaaaagggtaaaccatGCAATACAAGATACTTCATTATCAAGAGTTTGAACCACCAAAATATTGAGTTGTCAATTGAGAAGGGAATTTGGGCTACTCAAGTCATGAATGAGCCTATTCTTGAAGAAGCCTTTCGT AACTCTGGAAAAGTAATTTTAATTTTCAGTGTCAACATGAGTGGGTTCTTCCAAGGGTATGCCCAAATGATGTCTTCCATTGGTTGGAGACGAGACAATGTTTGGAGCCAAGGAACTGGTGGAAATAATCCTTGGGGTCGCACTTTTAAAGTCAAATGGCTGCAGTTACATGATTTGCCTTTTCAAAAGACTCTGCATCTAAAAAATCCATTGAATCAATATAAGCCTGTTAAAATTAGTAGAGATTGCCAG GAGTTACCTCAGGATATTGGTGAAGCCCTTTGTGAGCTTCTTGACGGGAAGGATGATGTGGATGTCGGTTTGAAAAG GGTTGAATTCTCCAAGGTTGATCTTCCTTTGAGGAGGCCTTGTGTGGAGCCTTCTGGTTCATTAAGATTTGAAGACTTTGTGCCTTCAGTGCACATGGCACCCACACTTTATCCCTCATTAGTCTACCACCATCAAGCTGAAGCTAGTAGATTTGACCAAGGATATCAGAGACCAAGTG CTGGAAGCCATGGGAATGTACGCTCTGACAGTGATACATCTGCTCAGTTTATTGGTTGGGGAAAGTCAACTGAAAGGAGCCCCCTTGCTAGTAGTTTGACTGAAGATGATCTCCTGGAAATG ACATATGAAGAGTACCTTGAAGCTCATAGCAGACACaacaagaaactataccagtCG GGTGCTGTGCCAGCCTCCAACATTCAAAAATCATCAGTTAAAGCTGCACGTTTTGATGATGT GAAGTTGGGCAGCAGTTCAAAGAAGAGGCCTCGTCACAGGTCCCCAAGACGATAA
- the LOC113707166 gene encoding uncharacterized protein isoform X4, giving the protein MNKVVIVLSESHSYRSNEDGCQIGADEQVHSCEQRQNCSETKKGKPCNTRYFIIKSLNHQNIELSIEKGIWATQVMNEPILEEAFRNSGKVILIFSVNMSGFFQGYAQMMSSIGWRRDNVWSQGTGGNNPWGRTFKVKWLQLHDLPFQKTLHLKNPLNQYKPVKISRDCQELPQDIGEALCELLDGKDDVDVGLKRVEFSKVDLPLRRPCVEPSGSLRFEDFVPSVHMAPTLYPSLVYHHQAEASRFDQGYQRPSAGSHGNVRSDSDTSAQFIGWGKSTERSPLASSLTEDDLLEMTYEEYLEAHSRHNKKLYQSGAVPASNIQKSSVKAARFDDVKLGSSSKKRPRHRSPRR; this is encoded by the exons ATGAATAAAGTTGTAATAGTTTTGTCAGAGAGCCATAGCTATAGATCCAATGAGGATGGCTGTCAAATTGGAGCAGACGAGCAAGTTCACTCTTGTGAACAGCGTCAAAATTGTAGTGaaactaaaaagggtaaaccatGCAATACAAGATACTTCATTATCAAGAGTTTGAACCACCAAAATATTGAGTTGTCAATTGAGAAGGGAATTTGGGCTACTCAAGTCATGAATGAGCCTATTCTTGAAGAAGCCTTTCGT AACTCTGGAAAAGTAATTTTAATTTTCAGTGTCAACATGAGTGGGTTCTTCCAAGGGTATGCCCAAATGATGTCTTCCATTGGTTGGAGACGAGACAATGTTTGGAGCCAAGGAACTGGTGGAAATAATCCTTGGGGTCGCACTTTTAAAGTCAAATGGCTGCAGTTACATGATTTGCCTTTTCAAAAGACTCTGCATCTAAAAAATCCATTGAATCAATATAAGCCTGTTAAAATTAGTAGAGATTGCCAG GAGTTACCTCAGGATATTGGTGAAGCCCTTTGTGAGCTTCTTGACGGGAAGGATGATGTGGATGTCGGTTTGAAAAG GGTTGAATTCTCCAAGGTTGATCTTCCTTTGAGGAGGCCTTGTGTGGAGCCTTCTGGTTCATTAAGATTTGAAGACTTTGTGCCTTCAGTGCACATGGCACCCACACTTTATCCCTCATTAGTCTACCACCATCAAGCTGAAGCTAGTAGATTTGACCAAGGATATCAGAGACCAAGTG CTGGAAGCCATGGGAATGTACGCTCTGACAGTGATACATCTGCTCAGTTTATTGGTTGGGGAAAGTCAACTGAAAGGAGCCCCCTTGCTAGTAGTTTGACTGAAGATGATCTCCTGGAAATG ACATATGAAGAGTACCTTGAAGCTCATAGCAGACACaacaagaaactataccagtCG GGTGCTGTGCCAGCCTCCAACATTCAAAAATCATCAGTTAAAGCTGCACGTTTTGATGATGT GAAGTTGGGCAGCAGTTCAAAGAAGAGGCCTCGTCACAGGTCCCCAAGACGATAA
- the LOC113707166 gene encoding uncharacterized protein isoform X3 yields the protein MSSDTAKENASVVDSSVTEWKNDRNLDGPVLSESHSYRSNEDGCQIGADEQVHSCEQRQNCSETKKGKPCNTRYFIIKSLNHQNIELSIEKGIWATQVMNEPILEEAFRNSGKVILIFSVNMSGFFQGYAQMMSSIGWRRDNVWSQGTGGNNPWGRTFKVKWLQLHDLPFQKTLHLKNPLNQYKPVKISRDCQELPQDIGEALCELLDGKDDVDVGLKRVEFSKVDLPLRRPCVEPSGSLRFEDFVPSVHMAPTLYPSLVYHHQAEASRFDQGYQRPSAGSHGNVRSDSDTSAQFIGWGKSTERSPLASSLTEDDLLEMTYEEYLEAHSRHNKKLYQSDIGDLFPQKTLSPVKIYDISMSK from the exons ATGTCATCTGATACTGCCAAAGAAAATGCATCTGTAGTTGATTCATCAGTGACTGAATGGAAAAATGACAGGAATCTGGATGGTCCAG TTTTGTCAGAGAGCCATAGCTATAGATCCAATGAGGATGGCTGTCAAATTGGAGCAGACGAGCAAGTTCACTCTTGTGAACAGCGTCAAAATTGTAGTGaaactaaaaagggtaaaccatGCAATACAAGATACTTCATTATCAAGAGTTTGAACCACCAAAATATTGAGTTGTCAATTGAGAAGGGAATTTGGGCTACTCAAGTCATGAATGAGCCTATTCTTGAAGAAGCCTTTCGT AACTCTGGAAAAGTAATTTTAATTTTCAGTGTCAACATGAGTGGGTTCTTCCAAGGGTATGCCCAAATGATGTCTTCCATTGGTTGGAGACGAGACAATGTTTGGAGCCAAGGAACTGGTGGAAATAATCCTTGGGGTCGCACTTTTAAAGTCAAATGGCTGCAGTTACATGATTTGCCTTTTCAAAAGACTCTGCATCTAAAAAATCCATTGAATCAATATAAGCCTGTTAAAATTAGTAGAGATTGCCAG GAGTTACCTCAGGATATTGGTGAAGCCCTTTGTGAGCTTCTTGACGGGAAGGATGATGTGGATGTCGGTTTGAAAAG GGTTGAATTCTCCAAGGTTGATCTTCCTTTGAGGAGGCCTTGTGTGGAGCCTTCTGGTTCATTAAGATTTGAAGACTTTGTGCCTTCAGTGCACATGGCACCCACACTTTATCCCTCATTAGTCTACCACCATCAAGCTGAAGCTAGTAGATTTGACCAAGGATATCAGAGACCAAGTG CTGGAAGCCATGGGAATGTACGCTCTGACAGTGATACATCTGCTCAGTTTATTGGTTGGGGAAAGTCAACTGAAAGGAGCCCCCTTGCTAGTAGTTTGACTGAAGATGATCTCCTGGAAATG ACATATGAAGAGTACCTTGAAGCTCATAGCAGACACaacaagaaactataccagtCG GATATCGGAGATTTGTTTCCTCAAAAGACTCTTTCGCCAGTGAAGATATATGATATAAGTATGAGTAAATGA